In Bosea vestrisii, the following are encoded in one genomic region:
- the mdoH gene encoding glucans biosynthesis glucosyltransferase MdoH, whose translation MTSCPAPVEATPPENRLEMPVQSFRSWKASEARKPAAPNAWRTPWLARAFVFGGAWLVTAYGAWEMYHVVSVSRTTFLQYVLLVLFTVNFSWIALAFTSAVLGFSALLLRLMKSPRAETLTQKTVVVMPIYNESTARTFAAVAAIRESIEATGLGAHFDYFIVSDTTNPDIWVAEERAFLALRQRLGSDARIYYRHRPKNHHRKAGNIADFVTRWGGHYEHMVVLDADSLMTGTCVVRLAAAMEADPDAGIIQSLPLIINRNTFFARLQQFAARVYGPVIATGLAIWSGRDGNYWGHNAIIRTKAFADHCGLPDLKGKPPFGGHVLSHDFVEAALMRRAGWSVYMLPDLTGSYEESPPSLIDIATRDRRWCQGNLQHSRIIGAKGLVTATRQHFATGMMAYLASPFWLMQLVVGILIVLQVNYARPEYFTEEFRLFPIWPRFDPERALNLFGLTMAILLAPKLFGLLLTLFDGKLRRACGGGIRLTLSALLEILFSAFFAPIMMVIQSGSVFQILVGRDTGWNPQRRDDGSIPYKDIVRRHRTHTLLGLVAGLSAFMIATSLFAWMSPTIVGLLLAIPLSWASGNLALGLWLKRRGLLITPEEGDPPAIATRANALQAEFAQAGHDDSDGLAALHADPMLRATHEAMLPQVQPRRRGEIEPDRAVAQAKLIDAETVGDAVIWLKSKERMVVLHDRALLGLLANLPDGPAHAGAEPPGR comes from the coding sequence GTCGAGGCGACACCGCCCGAGAACCGGTTGGAGATGCCGGTGCAGTCCTTCCGCAGCTGGAAGGCCTCCGAAGCCCGCAAGCCTGCAGCGCCGAACGCCTGGCGCACGCCCTGGCTGGCGCGAGCCTTCGTCTTCGGCGGCGCCTGGTTGGTGACTGCCTATGGTGCCTGGGAAATGTACCATGTCGTGTCGGTCAGCCGCACGACCTTCCTGCAGTACGTGTTGCTCGTCCTCTTCACGGTGAATTTCTCCTGGATCGCGCTCGCCTTCACCAGCGCCGTCCTCGGTTTCTCCGCCCTGCTCCTGCGTCTTATGAAGAGCCCCCGCGCCGAGACGCTGACGCAGAAGACCGTCGTGGTCATGCCGATCTACAACGAATCGACGGCACGGACCTTCGCTGCAGTGGCTGCGATCCGCGAATCGATCGAGGCGACAGGGCTCGGCGCCCATTTCGACTATTTCATCGTCTCCGACACCACCAATCCCGACATCTGGGTGGCGGAGGAGCGCGCCTTCCTGGCCTTGCGCCAGCGGCTCGGATCGGATGCCCGCATCTACTACCGGCACCGACCGAAGAACCATCATCGCAAGGCCGGCAACATCGCCGATTTCGTCACGCGCTGGGGCGGGCATTACGAGCATATGGTCGTGCTCGACGCCGACAGCCTGATGACCGGCACCTGCGTCGTGCGTCTCGCCGCCGCGATGGAGGCCGATCCCGACGCCGGCATCATCCAGTCGCTGCCGCTGATCATCAACCGCAACACCTTCTTCGCGCGGCTGCAGCAGTTCGCAGCGCGCGTCTACGGTCCGGTGATCGCGACCGGGCTCGCGATCTGGTCCGGCCGCGACGGCAATTACTGGGGCCACAACGCGATCATCCGGACGAAGGCCTTCGCCGATCACTGTGGCCTGCCCGATCTCAAGGGCAAGCCGCCCTTCGGCGGCCATGTCCTCAGCCACGACTTCGTCGAGGCTGCGCTGATGCGCAGGGCCGGTTGGTCGGTCTACATGCTGCCTGACCTGACGGGTTCCTATGAGGAGAGTCCGCCCTCGCTGATCGACATCGCCACCCGCGACCGGCGCTGGTGCCAGGGCAATCTGCAGCATTCGCGCATCATCGGCGCCAAGGGTCTGGTGACGGCGACCCGCCAGCACTTTGCCACCGGCATGATGGCCTATCTCGCCTCGCCCTTCTGGCTGATGCAGCTGGTGGTCGGCATCCTGATCGTGCTGCAGGTCAATTACGCCCGGCCGGAGTACTTCACCGAGGAGTTCAGGCTCTTCCCGATCTGGCCGCGCTTCGACCCCGAGCGCGCGCTCAACCTGTTCGGGCTGACCATGGCGATCCTGCTGGCGCCAAAACTGTTTGGCCTTCTGCTGACGCTGTTTGACGGCAAGCTCCGGCGCGCCTGCGGCGGCGGCATCCGCCTCACGCTCTCGGCTTTACTCGAGATCCTGTTCTCGGCCTTCTTCGCGCCGATCATGATGGTGATCCAGTCCGGCTCGGTCTTCCAGATCCTGGTCGGGCGCGACACCGGCTGGAACCCGCAGCGGCGCGACGACGGCTCGATCCCGTACAAGGACATCGTCCGCCGGCATCGCACCCATACGCTGCTCGGCCTGGTCGCCGGCCTCTCGGCCTTCATGATCGCGACCTCGCTGTTCGCCTGGATGTCCCCCACCATCGTCGGCCTGCTCCTGGCGATTCCGCTCTCATGGGCGTCCGGCAACCTTGCGCTCGGCCTCTGGCTGAAGCGGCGCGGTCTCCTGATCACGCCGGAGGAAGGCGACCCGCCGGCGATCGCGACGCGGGCCAATGCGCTCCAGGCCGAATTCGCGCAAGCTGGGCACGATGACTCCGACGGGCTTGCCGCCCTCCATGCCGACCCAATGCTGCGTGCGACCCACGAAGCGATGCTACCCCAGGTCCAACCGCGCCGCCGCGGGGAGATCGAGCCCGACCGCGCCGTGGCGCAGGCCAAGCTGATCGACGCCGAGACCGTTGGCGATGCGGTGATCTGGTTGAAATCAAAAGAGCGCATGGTCGTGCTGCACGACCGCGCCCTGCTCGGTCTGCTGGCGAACCTGCCGGATGGACCGGCGCATGCCGGTGCCGAGCCGCCTGGTCGCTAG